The genome window TTTTAATTTTTTAGTTTTATAAATAGAATAGATTATTCTAAACAAAGTAATTTGATGTGGTAAATGTGAAATCTGAAAATAAGAGTTCAAACAAAAAGAAATCAGAGGTTTCCATTAAAAACAAGCCAAGTTTCAATGAGATTGAAACTAAGGTTCTTGTATTGGAAACTGCAGGTTATCCTTTTAATTTTGGTCTATTGGAAGGGCCTAATTTAGAGATATCCGATAAGGTTCTTTTTGAACAGTATGCTATAGATCAATGGAGCGGAACAAATGTAAAAACAGGTTCTTTCCTTTTCGATCAAAAGATCATTCCAGATTTTGCATTTAAAATCATTACTGCATATCCTGAAGACTCTGTAATTGGGGAAAACACTTCCATTACAATAGTCACTCCTGAAAATGAAAGTCAGGATTCTGTAAAGAGAGTCAAATCCAATGTTTTCTTTGAGGATATTGTAGGTCAGGAAAATGCAAAGAAAAAGTCAAGACTAATATACAAGTATCTTCAAGACCCTGAGAAGTTTGGCAATTGGGCTCCTAAAAACGTTTTGTTCTATGGCCTTCCAGGTACCGGTAAAACTATGATGGCTAAAGCGTTATCAAATGAGTTGAACATCAATCTCTTCCTGATTAAAGCTACATCATTAATCGGAGACCATGTTGGAGATGCAGCAAGCAAGATTCATGATTTATATGAAACCGCTTCAAAATCAGCTCCTTCTTTAATATTCATTGATGAAATTGATGCAATTGCATTGCATAGGTCTTTCCAATCATTGAGAGGGGATGTTTCTGAAATTGTAAACTCCCTTTTAACTGAAATGGATGGTATCAATCCAAATGAAGGTGTTGTAACAATTGCAGCAACCAATAACCCATCTTCAATTGACTATGCAATCAGAAGCCGTTTTGAAGAGGAAATTGAATTCAAATTGCCAAATGATGAGGAAAGAAAGGAAATTTTCAACTTGTACCTGAATACTTTCCCAATCGCTTATGATTTGGACATTGAAAAATTAGTAAAGCTTTCCAAAAGAATGTCTCCAAGGGACATTAAGGAAAAGATATTGAAAACAGCTCTTCATAATGCAATTATTAATGATAAGGAAAAAGTAACAATGGATGATGTTTATTTTGCATTAGAGCTTAATAAATATGAAAAAGAAGAAGTTAAAGGAATGTTTGAATAAAAACATTCTCTTTTTAACATAATTTTATTTATTTTTTATTTAAATCTATTATTATTTAAATTATTATTTTTAATTAATTTAATCTATTTTTTAATTTAATCTCTTTTTAAAATAGCTTCACACATTTTTATGGCATCTTCCTCGTTGTCTTTTGCTGATTTTTTAATGCCTTCAGAAATGTCATAAAATATTTTATTGACTATGGACTGAGTCATCTTATCTATGACTTTTATGTCCTTTGCATCTACCGCATTTAGTTTAACTATGCCCTTTTGACTCTCACGTTGTCTTATCTCTTCCATAGACTCTCTTAAACTACCGAGTAATGAATTTATTTCAATTAAATTAAAGGATTCTTTAAGCAAATCAAACTCACTTTCGATGATCTTTTCTGCTTCGATGACTTCTCTTTCACGAAGCTTTTTATTTTTTTCTGCAATTCCTCTCAAGTCATCGATGTTAAATAGGTCAATGCCGATTTCCTTTACATCTTCTGCAATGTCTCTTGGATTTGCAATATCAATGAAAATCATTTTATTTGGTATATTCTCATCAAATACTCTTAATAATCTTTCTTTATTGATGATTGCGTGTGGCGCTCCAGTGGAACTAATCACTAAATCTGCATTGAGCAATTTCTCTTCTAAGTTGTCAAAGAGAATCGCTTCACCTTCAAGTTCCTCTGCCAATTTGATTGCTTTGTAGTAAGTTCTGTTTGCAACAAAAATAGCTTTCAAGTTCTTTTCAGCTAATGCCTTTGCAACGAGAGTTCCCATTTTACCTGCACCAATAACGAGAACATGCTTGTCCTGCAAGTCTCCAAGATGCTCTTCTGTAAGGTCAACAGCTGCTGAACCGATTGAAATTGAACCTTGATTGATTTTGGTCTTGTTTCTTACAACTTGGCCTACATGGATTGCCTTAGTGAAAACAGCATCTAATTTCTTTCCGCAATGGCCTTCCCTTTCACTTTTCCTTTTGGCATCCTTTACTTGGCCTAAAATTTGGTCTTCTCCAATGATCATGGATTCCAAACCTGAAGTCATTCTGAATAAATGCAACACTGCTTCATCATTGTATTGAATTATTACATACTTGTTTTCACAGTCTAAATCAAGTTTATTGTAATCATCAGTATAAAGGAAATATTCATATCTGTTGCATGTATTGATTTCAATATATTCTTTAATGTCTATATTTTCTTTTAATGTGGAAAATAATTCTTTTAAGTCTTTTGATACATTTTCCATAGTTTCTATGTCTGCAAGAGTGTGGTCTACACGTATATTGATTATCAATTTTGATTCTCCTTTATATTATGATAATTTTATGATAATTTAGAGTTAATAATATTCTCTACAAGTTCTTTAGCTTCATCCAATTTATTTTCCTTTAGGCAATTCCTTATTTCCTCATCTGCTAAAATCTTCTCAAGATATTCTCTTCTATCCTTTTGGCTATCTATTTTTTCCTTTAGTATTTTTCTTGCATGGTCTTGAATCTTTATTTCGAGAATATCCTCTTCTGTAATGATGGATTGGATTTTTTTTCTAAGTTCTCTTGCCATTAAAGGGCTTTGTCCATTTGTATAAATGGATATTTCTATATCATCTATCAAGAAACTTGTAGGTGCGATTATATTGCCTTTTTCTGGTTTATCTGCCCTATTTATTAATTTTCCTTGACTGATGGATGCTATGTATTCACATAATTCCTCATCACCACTTGCAGTGATTACTATATCACTCCATTTAACCATTTCATCAAGGTCTTTTAACGGGGTTAAAATAGCTCCTTTTTCAGTCAATTCCTCATCAATTGAATTTCCTGCCAAAATAACATTTGCACCTTTGTCTAAAAAGCGATGAGCTCTTCTTGTAGCTACTTCTCCAGTGCCTAAAATAAAAACATTCTTGTTTTCCACTTCAAAAAAGAGAGAAGTCAATCCCATAGTATCACGTTATTCTGCTTCAATTGATAAATTTTGATAAATAGAATATTTTGCAATATTTATTTTTCTTCCAATTGTTTAAGTTTTAATAATTTAACTGCCATTCTTAAATCATTGTTACAGTCTGCAAGTACCTTTTCAGCTTCAGCTTCGCTGATGTCAAATGTTTGTGAAAGTGCAAATACCGCTTCATTTGATGTTGGTGGGGTGCCTGCATTTAAGATTACTTCAGATAATTCCTTTTTAAGGTCCATGTATTCTTCTTCAGTCATTCCTATTTGATTTAATGTCATGTCCCTTAAAGGACAAGGTTTTGAAGTCTTGCAGCACCATACTAGTGAACCGAAACAGGTTGCTGGGCCTTCCCCTAATCTGGTTTCCCTTGCAAATTTTTGTTTGATGTCCAAGAATTCCTGAGGAGTCAAGCCCACTTCCCTTAAAGCTCCCATAATAGGGCAAGGCTTTACAGGGGGACAACAGAATGCGAGTCCTCTCACATCTCCTCCTCTACAAATATGTGACGGTGAATTTTCCCATACCATAGTTTTTCCTCTAATCTCTAAATAATAAATATAAAATATGTTTTAATTTTATTTAATTAATATTATAACATAAATAATTTTGTTTGTTTATATTAATATAAGTTTTTAATTATATTTGAAAATCTTTATAAAAATAGTTTATTAAATCTAAAATTTTCTTTAAATCTTAAAGAATTATTAATAGAAAAATAGTTAAAAAAGTAAAAAAAAAAATAAAAAAGAAAAGAAAAAGACCTAATGGTCTTTAATCATGTCAGCTTTTTCTTCACCAGTCAATTCTGCAACGATTTCTTCTGGAGTTCCAGTACTGAGGAGTTTTCCTCCTCTCATTAGGCTTGCCTTGTCACAGACATCCAATACGAAATCCATATCGTGAGAAATGATTACAAAGGTTTGATCCAATTCGTCTCTTGCCTTCAAGATGGAATTGGTTACAATGATTCTTGTAACTGGGTCCATTGTACCTGTAGGTTCGTCCAATACGACAATATTCGGCTCTTTAATGAGAACTTGTGCAAGAGCGACCCTGTGTCTTTCCCCTCCACTTAACTCATCTTGCCATTTGCTTAATATGCTCATGGATTTGTCTTTCTCGAATCCTACAGTTTCAAGAATGTGAGCCGCCTTGATTTTTGCAAATTCTGCAGGCAAGTTCAAGCTGATAGCATCGGTTAAGTTTCCTAATATGTCTCTGTGTGGGTATAATGAGTATTCTTGGTGCAACAATCCTAAGTATGGAGTTACACGGCCTCTGTTTAATGGGCCTGGCTTTTTCATGTCAATCCATTGGTCACCTAATCTTATTTCAAGTTCTCCGGCACTTGGTTCAGTGAGTCCAATCATCATTCTGGTCAAGGTAGTCTTTCCGGATCCACTAAGACCTACAATACCGTAAATCTCTCCTTGGTTGATTGTTAAGCTTACGCCGTCTACAGCTTTTACCACTCCTCTTTCAATGGAATAGTAATGCTTTTTAATGTCTTGAACTCTAATTATCTCTTCGGTGTGTTCAACTTTTTCAACCTGTTCAGCTTGTGGGACAGTTTCAAGGAATTTTGGAACAATAACGTCAGGGTGGCCATGTTCAATGATTTCTCCATGGTCCAACCAGATTGCATCATCAGCCAAGTGATTCATAACTTCAGGCCAGTGGGAAGTGATTACCATACTGATTCCTTCATCCTTTACACCTTCAATCAGGGTTTGGTGAAGCTTTTCAGCGGTTTGTGGGTCTAATGTACCTGTTGGTTCGTCTGCTAAAAGCAACATAGGGTTTTTAGCCAATTGTCTTGCAAGCACTACCCTTTGCTTTTCTCCTCCACTTAAGTCACGTGCAACGTGAGTTACCCTGTGGCTCATTTGAACCATTTCCAATAAGTCAATAGCATTGTAGATATTCTCTTCTTCGTATCTTCCTTCGTCACCCATTGCATTCAATACGTTGTCAATTACAGTCTGTTCATCGTATAATGCAAAGTTCCTTTGGAGCATAATGGAAATTCTTCTTCTGATTGCAGCTTTTTCCAACCTTCCTGCATTCCAGAAGTCAATTTCTTGAGGTTTTAATTCAGCTCCACATTCCGGACATTTTCCGCCGGCCTTTGAAGCAGGTTCAACATGCAAACATTTTTTGTTCTCACAGATTGCCAAGTCAAAGATAACTTGCCCGCTGTCTGGAGCATATTCCTTAGTACCTCTTAGCATGTTGATTAAAACAGATTTTCCACTACCACTTCTACCGAGAATACCTAAAGTGGAACCTTCCTCTATAGTTAAGTTAATATCTTTGAGGACCGGTTCCCCATTAAATGACTTATTAATATTTTTTAAAGTTATGAAAGACATAAGCCCACCTTGATAATTAGTTGATTATTATTAATTTTATTTTTTAGATTGTTATTATTGATATTTAATTGAATTCAATATCAAAAATTAATTTATTAAATTATATGTATATTATTTATAAACGATATTATTAATATAAATTTTGATATTTTTTTATATTCTTATTACTTTTTTCTTTTTGAATAATTGGATTTTTTTTAATTCTTATGTTTGGATCCACATAGGGGAGTTCCGCATTCGGGACATTTGATGTTTCTGCATGGGAAACCTCTAATCTTCGGTGCTATGTAACCGCAATTAGGACATTCGCATGCTTTTGATGGTCCCCTGCCGCTTCCGGGACCTCCGAATGATTTCCTTTCATTCAATGGAACATCTTCCTCTCCAATATCGCAAATTTGAGTTTTTGATGATTTGATTTGCGCATTCTTATTCAAATCAAGATCATTCAAATTTTTAATTATTTCAATATTTTCAGATTTGCAGTCTGGACAGTTAGTGTATTCCTTTTTTGGATTGTTCCATTGGAATCCACAGTTCTTGCAGATATAAATCTTATCTTCGCTATAAAAATTTTCATTGTTTATTTCAATTTTCTTACCTTCTATCAAAGACATTGCTGTCTTCTTTCTTGCAGAATTGATTATTCTATGGAATGTCGGCTGTGAGATTCCCATTAATTCCGCAGCTTCCTTTTGCTTTATATTGTGATAATCACCTAATCTGATTGCTTCAAACTCATCAAGATTCATCTTTATGGCTTCAAAATCATCTTCCCTTGAGATGTCCCCATGTTGAAGGCAAGTATAGTCAGGTTTCTTCACAATTCTTCTTTCAATCTTTGGCCTAACCATTTATTCTCTCCTTATTTCTTTGGAATTTCCTTAATTTGATATATTGATAATGATTTCATTATGAATATATATTTATTATGAATATATATTCATAACATTTAATATATAGTTTGTCTTTTGAAAATGTGCGATCCATCCCTAAAGCAAAATTTTATTAACTAAAAATACAAATTTAAAATAAATAGATTTCTAGGATAAAATATTAAAAATCAATTTTTTTCAAACAATTTTTTGAGGGATTTGAATGGGTGAACTATCTAAACTGCCAAATATTGGTAAAGTAGTGGAAAAGCAATTAAATGATGTTGGAATAGATACTGTTGATGAATTGATTGATCTTGGCAGTAAAGAGGCATGGTTAATAATTAAGGAAATAGATGATAACGCATGTCTAAATAGATTGATGGCATTGGAAGGAGCCATACAAAATATTCGTTGGCATAGCTTATCTGATGAAGATAAGGATGATTTAAGGTATTTTTATAATTCCCAAAAGTAAATAGTTGAATTTAAAATAATAATCTTGGTAAAAACACTTTGAGAATTTATAAAAAAGAGAAAAATAATTAAAAATAGTAAAAATGAGAATAATTAGATTCTAATCTCATTTAAATCAAAATTCAATTTTCCACCAATGGCTGCTCTAGCTATTGAAATTCCATTTGCTCCGGCTTTTAACATTTTTTCTGCTTGTGCAATGGAATTAATTGAGTTGTTTCCAATGATGAAGATATTGGCATTTTCTGATATTTGTTTTATCAAATCAAAATCAGCATCCCTTACACCTTTTTTCATGGCATCTATGTGCAAGTAGTCCACTCCACAATCCTCTGCTAGTTTAGCTATTTCAAGGTTGTCCACTCCTTCGACATTGGCTCTCATTTTCATGGATACTTGGGACTGGGATCTTTTGACAACTTCCTTGATGTAGTCTTCCAGATCTGCTCTTAAAAGCATTGCTTGTCCGCAACCGGCTTCAACAAGTTCCTCTTGTCTGCAATGGCAATTGATTTCAATGATGTCAAGATTCGGTATTTTGCTGATTTCGATAAGAGGGTCTGGAGTGCTTCCTCTTAAGTTGGCGCTTACGCTTACATCAAAATTGTCTTTTATGGTGTTAACTTCGTTTTCAATTACATTATAGATTTCATCTTTAGGGTAATTGAACTCTTTCCTGCCTCTGGCTATGATTCTTTCACAGGCGTCTATTGATTCGTTGTCAGTATTGTATCCTCCAATAGTGACTGTGTCAAATCCGTAAGGTATAAGTTTCATTGCAAATTCCGCATTTGTAATTCCTGCCATCGGTGCAAGCACTTTAATGTTAACACTTCCTTATTGATATCATTATTCTAAAAATAGTTAAAAAAATTGAAAATAGAAAATAAAAAGGAAATAAAAAAGGTATTAAGTGAAAATAAGATTTGTTTAAAGTTCATCAATTACGTGTATCCATTCCTTATTATTTCCTGCACGGATTATTTCAAGTCCGATGTCTGCCATATAAGCGGCATCTTCCATATTGTCCGCTCTGCCGATTCCCGCTTTAAGGCCAATTCCTATTTCATCATAGATTTCCTTAAGTATTTGAGTAATGTCCTCTTCACTTAAGCCATTGCATGGGGACATGAAATTGTCTCCGCCGATGAAGAACAATAATGCTCCTTTTTCTCTGAGTTTAGTCATCAAGTAATGTTGTGCCTTATTTACCATAAAGCTTGTATCGAAAGCAGATTCGATATCAGTCAATGTTTCGGTAACGCTGTTGATATCAATGTGTGCAGCTTGTACGAAACTGTCTTCCGGGTCTTCAATGAGGTTGTTGATTGCTAAAATTTCTTTTCTGCCAGAAGATTGAGCTCCACCTTCCTTTTGAAGTGCGATTGTTGCGAGTCTTTGAGCTTCGTGTGCAGTTTCTGCTGCCCCTACACCCATACTGATTGTGATTGGGTATCTGTTTCTAATAGATCTTTGAATTCTCATGTGGTCCTCTTCGTTAAGACCGTTTGTTACTGCGAGTAAGTTATCAAATCTTGTAAAGAACACTAAACCTTTTTTAGCAGCTATTAATCTTTGCACATCTGCAAAAAGCTCTGCTTGTAAGATTTGAAGGTCAGATTCTGTACGTGGTCTTGGAGTTACTGTCCATGGACCATAATTGTCGATTTGTATCAAAGTCATTTGTATCATATATTTTCACCTAATATTAATATATTTAGTTATAACTAAATTAGTATTTAAACTTTAAGCATTTAATTATTGATTTTTTAAATATTTTATAGTTTTTAATAATTATTTTTGGTTTTTTATTAATTATTTTTTAATATGAAGTATTTTGTAATAATTTTTTTTTAAAAAGTTTTGTAAAGCTAAAATTAACTATTCTAAAACAACTTTGGCAAGATTGATCTTATCTTCAATTGTTTTCATGAATGTGTTGGTTACAATGACATTTGGAATGATCTCTTCAATTTCCTCTTTAAATTCTGCATCCTGATTATCAATGACAAATTTGCTTAAGAAAGGCTTGTAAATCTCTGCCACACCGATTGAAGAGCTTTCATAGCCAAAGGCATTCATGAATTGTCC of Methanobrevibacter sp. contains these proteins:
- a CDS encoding methanogenesis marker 9 domain-containing protein, with the translated sequence MVWENSPSHICRGGDVRGLAFCCPPVKPCPIMGALREVGLTPQEFLDIKQKFARETRLGEGPATCFGSLVWCCKTSKPCPLRDMTLNQIGMTEEEYMDLKKELSEVILNAGTPPTSNEAVFALSQTFDISEAEAEKVLADCNNDLRMAVKLLKLKQLEEK
- the atwA gene encoding methyl coenzyme M reductase system, component A2: MSFITLKNINKSFNGEPVLKDINLTIEEGSTLGILGRSGSGKSVLINMLRGTKEYAPDSGQVIFDLAICENKKCLHVEPASKAGGKCPECGAELKPQEIDFWNAGRLEKAAIRRRISIMLQRNFALYDEQTVIDNVLNAMGDEGRYEEENIYNAIDLLEMVQMSHRVTHVARDLSGGEKQRVVLARQLAKNPMLLLADEPTGTLDPQTAEKLHQTLIEGVKDEGISMVITSHWPEVMNHLADDAIWLDHGEIIEHGHPDVIVPKFLETVPQAEQVEKVEHTEEIIRVQDIKKHYYSIERGVVKAVDGVSLTINQGEIYGIVGLSGSGKTTLTRMMIGLTEPSAGELEIRLGDQWIDMKKPGPLNRGRVTPYLGLLHQEYSLYPHRDILGNLTDAISLNLPAEFAKIKAAHILETVGFEKDKSMSILSKWQDELSGGERHRVALAQVLIKEPNIVVLDEPTGTMDPVTRIIVTNSILKARDELDQTFVIISHDMDFVLDVCDKASLMRGGKLLSTGTPEEIVAELTGEEKADMIKDH
- a CDS encoding AAA family ATPase, with protein sequence MKNKPSFNEIETKVLVLETAGYPFNFGLLEGPNLEISDKVLFEQYAIDQWSGTNVKTGSFLFDQKIIPDFAFKIITAYPEDSVIGENTSITIVTPENESQDSVKRVKSNVFFEDIVGQENAKKKSRLIYKYLQDPEKFGNWAPKNVLFYGLPGTGKTMMAKALSNELNINLFLIKATSLIGDHVGDAASKIHDLYETASKSAPSLIFIDEIDAIALHRSFQSLRGDVSEIVNSLLTEMDGINPNEGVVTIAATNNPSSIDYAIRSRFEEEIEFKLPNDEERKEIFNLYLNTFPIAYDLDIEKLVKLSKRMSPRDIKEKILKTALHNAIINDKEKVTMDDVYFALELNKYEKEEVKGMFE
- a CDS encoding DUF134 domain-containing protein, with the translated sequence MVRPKIERRIVKKPDYTCLQHGDISREDDFEAIKMNLDEFEAIRLGDYHNIKQKEAAELMGISQPTFHRIINSARKKTAMSLIEGKKIEINNENFYSEDKIYICKNCGFQWNNPKKEYTNCPDCKSENIEIIKNLNDLDLNKNAQIKSSKTQICDIGEEDVPLNERKSFGGPGSGRGPSKACECPNCGYIAPKIRGFPCRNIKCPECGTPLCGSKHKN
- a CDS encoding MJ0144 family RNA dihydrouridine synthase-like protein, which produces MAGITNAEFAMKLIPYGFDTVTIGGYNTDNESIDACERIIARGRKEFNYPKDEIYNVIENEVNTIKDNFDVSVSANLRGSTPDPLIEISKIPNLDIIEINCHCRQEELVEAGCGQAMLLRADLEDYIKEVVKRSQSQVSMKMRANVEGVDNLEIAKLAEDCGVDYLHIDAMKKGVRDADFDLIKQISENANIFIIGNNSINSIAQAEKMLKAGANGISIARAAIGGKLNFDLNEIRI
- a CDS encoding bifunctional precorrin-2 dehydrogenase/sirohydrochlorin ferrochelatase, whose product is MGLTSLFFEVENKNVFILGTGEVATRRAHRFLDKGANVILAGNSIDEELTEKGAILTPLKDLDEMVKWSDIVITASGDEELCEYIASISQGKLINRADKPEKGNIIAPTSFLIDDIEISIYTNGQSPLMARELRKKIQSIITEEDILEIKIQDHARKILKEKIDSQKDRREYLEKILADEEIRNCLKENKLDEAKELVENIINSKLS
- a CDS encoding TfoX/Sxy family protein, whose amino-acid sequence is MGELSKLPNIGKVVEKQLNDVGIDTVDELIDLGSKEAWLIIKEIDDNACLNRLMALEGAIQNIRWHSLSDEDKDDLRYFYNSQK
- the hemA gene encoding glutamyl-tRNA reductase, translated to MIINIRVDHTLADIETMENVSKDLKELFSTLKENIDIKEYIEINTCNRYEYFLYTDDYNKLDLDCENKYVIIQYNDEAVLHLFRMTSGLESMIIGEDQILGQVKDAKRKSEREGHCGKKLDAVFTKAIHVGQVVRNKTKINQGSISIGSAAVDLTEEHLGDLQDKHVLVIGAGKMGTLVAKALAEKNLKAIFVANRTYYKAIKLAEELEGEAILFDNLEEKLLNADLVISSTGAPHAIINKERLLRVFDENIPNKMIFIDIANPRDIAEDVKEIGIDLFNIDDLRGIAEKNKKLREREVIEAEKIIESEFDLLKESFNLIEINSLLGSLRESMEEIRQRESQKGIVKLNAVDAKDIKVIDKMTQSIVNKIFYDISEGIKKSAKDNEEDAIKMCEAILKRD
- a CDS encoding GTP cyclohydrolase III, with the translated sequence MIQMTLIQIDNYGPWTVTPRPRTESDLQILQAELFADVQRLIAAKKGLVFFTRFDNLLAVTNGLNEEDHMRIQRSIRNRYPITISMGVGAAETAHEAQRLATIALQKEGGAQSSGRKEILAINNLIEDPEDSFVQAAHIDINSVTETLTDIESAFDTSFMVNKAQHYLMTKLREKGALLFFIGGDNFMSPCNGLSEEDITQILKEIYDEIGIGLKAGIGRADNMEDAAYMADIGLEIIRAGNNKEWIHVIDEL